One window of Brevibacterium pigmentatum genomic DNA carries:
- a CDS encoding winged helix-turn-helix transcriptional regulator, translated as MALRSDWSQEFCPVKRSLDVLGDPWVLLIARDVLHGKGRFDQLRENLGISEAVLSRRLSGMLEAGLLTKVDYADGARIRQGYAATEAAADLLPILQQLSLWAEKHTELPAGGSHMGLIHEACGQETTQGEVCSACGETLVPEQMTWVKPWIDRRERLQAPGTLN; from the coding sequence ATGGCATTGCGTTCGGACTGGTCGCAGGAGTTCTGCCCGGTGAAGCGGTCGCTCGATGTGCTCGGCGATCCGTGGGTGCTGCTCATCGCCCGCGACGTCCTCCACGGAAAGGGACGATTCGATCAGCTGCGCGAGAATCTCGGAATCTCCGAGGCCGTCCTCAGCCGGCGGCTGTCAGGAATGCTCGAAGCCGGGCTCTTGACGAAGGTCGACTACGCCGATGGGGCCCGGATCCGCCAAGGCTACGCGGCCACCGAGGCAGCCGCGGATCTGCTTCCGATCCTCCAGCAGCTGTCGCTGTGGGCTGAGAAGCACACCGAACTGCCTGCCGGCGGAAGCCATATGGGACTCATCCACGAAGCCTGCGGGCAGGAGACGACTCAGGGCGAGGTGTGCAGCGCCTGCGGCGAGACTCTGGTTCCCGAACAGATGACCTGGGTCAAACCGTGGATCGACAGAAGGGAGCGGCTGCAGGCGCCAGGGACTCTCAACTGA